A window of Nomascus leucogenys isolate Asia chromosome X, Asia_NLE_v1, whole genome shotgun sequence contains these coding sequences:
- the UPF3B gene encoding regulator of nonsense transcripts 3B isoform X2, with amino-acid sequence MKEEKEHRPKEKRVTLLTPAGATGSGGGTSGDSSKGEDKQDRNKEKKEALSKVVIRRLPPTLTKEQLQEHLQPMPEHDYFEFFSNDTSLYPHMYARAYINFKNQEDIILFRDRFDGYVFLDNKGQEYPAIVEFAPFQKAAKKKTKKRDTKVGTIDDDPEYRKFLESYATDNEKMTSTPETLLEEIEAKNRELIAKKTTPLLSFLKNKQRMREEKREERRRREIERKRQREEERRKWKEEEKRKRKDIEKLKKIDRIPERDKLKDEPKIKLLKKPEKGDEKELDKREKAKKLDKENLSDERASGQSCTLPKRSDSEFKDEKPKRPEDESGRDYREREREYERDQERILRERERLKRQEEERRRQKERYEKEKTFKRKEEEMKKEKDTLRDKGKKAESTESIGSSEKTEKKEEVVKRDRIRNKDRPAMQLYQPGARSRNRLCPPDDSTKSGDSAAERKQESGISHRKEGGEE; translated from the exons atgaaggaagagaaggagcacAGGCCTAAGGAGAAGCGAGTAACCCTGTTAACCCCCGCCGGGGCCACAGGCAGCGGTGGTGGGACCTCGGGGGACAGCTCCAAGGGGGAAGATAAGCAGGATCGcaacaaggagaagaaagaagcgCTGAGCAAG GTGGTAATTCGAAGATTACCTCCCACTTTGACCAAGGAGCAGCTTCAGGAACATCTTCAACCTATGCCTGAGCAtgattattttgagtttttttctaatgatacgag TTTGTATCCTCATATGTATGCCAGAGCATACATCAACTTTAAAAACCAAGAGGACATTATTTTGTTCAGGGATCGCTTTGATGGTTATGTATTCCTTGACAATAAAG gtCAGGAATATCCCGCTATAGTAGAATTTGCACCTTTTCAAAAAGCTGCCAAAAAGAAGACTAAGAAAAGAGATACCAAAGTTGGGACTATCGATGATG ATCCAGAATATAGAAAGTTTTTGGAAAGTTATGCCACAGATAATGAGAAAATGACATCTACTCCAGAGACACTGCTAGAGGAAATAGAAgcaaaaaatagagaattaaTAG CTAAAAAGACAACCCCACTTTTGAGCTTCCTGAAAAACAAGCAG agaatgagagaagaaaagagagaagaaagaaggaggagagaaatagaaagaaaaagacaaagagaagaagagaggaggaaatggaaagaagaagagaaacgAAAAAGGAAAGATATAGAAAAGCTAAAGAAGATAGACAGAATTCCAGAAAGGGACAAATTAAAGGATGAACCAAAGATTAAG CTGCTCAAGAAGCCAGAAAAAGGAGATGAAAAAGAAttggacaaaagagaaaaagccaaGAAATTGGACAAAGAGAATCTCAGTGATGAAAGAGCCAGTGGGCAAAGTTGTACATTGCCCAAGCGTTCTGATAGtgaatttaaagatgaaaaaccaAAGAG ACCTGAAGATGAGAGTGGCAGAGACTACAGGGAGAGGGAACGGGAATATGAACGAGATCAGGAGCGCATACTTCGAGAAAGAGAGAGGCTGAAGCGGCAAGAAGAAGAGCGCCGTAGGCAGAAGGAGCGCTATGAGAAAGAGAAGacttttaagagaaaagaagaagaaatgaaaaaagagaaagacacacTTCGGGATAAAGGAAAGAAGGCTGAAAGTACCGAATCAATAGGCAGCtcagaaaaaactgaaaagaaagaagaagtggTCAAGAGAGATCGAATAAGAAACAAG GATCGTCCAGCGATGCAGCTTTACCAACCAGGAGCTCGAAGCCGAAATCGACTCTGTCCCCCTGATGACAGCACCAAGTCTGGAGATTCAGCAGCAGAAAGGAAGCAGGAAAGTGGTATTAGCCatagaaaagaaggaggagaggagtga
- the UPF3B gene encoding regulator of nonsense transcripts 3B isoform X1, protein MKEEKEHRPKEKRVTLLTPAGATGSGGGTSGDSSKGEDKQDRNKEKKEALSKVVIRRLPPTLTKEQLQEHLQPMPEHDYFEFFSNDTSLYPHMYARAYINFKNQEDIILFRDRFDGYVFLDNKGQEYPAIVEFAPFQKAAKKKTKKRDTKVGTIDDDPEYRKFLESYATDNEKMTSTPETLLEEIEAKNRELIAKKTTPLLSFLKNKQRMREEKREERRRREIERKRQREEERRKWKEEEKRKRKDIEKLKKIDRIPERDKLKDEPKIKVHRFLLQAVNQKNLLKKPEKGDEKELDKREKAKKLDKENLSDERASGQSCTLPKRSDSEFKDEKPKRPEDESGRDYREREREYERDQERILRERERLKRQEEERRRQKERYEKEKTFKRKEEEMKKEKDTLRDKGKKAESTESIGSSEKTEKKEEVVKRDRIRNKDRPAMQLYQPGARSRNRLCPPDDSTKSGDSAAERKQESGISHRKEGGEE, encoded by the exons atgaaggaagagaaggagcacAGGCCTAAGGAGAAGCGAGTAACCCTGTTAACCCCCGCCGGGGCCACAGGCAGCGGTGGTGGGACCTCGGGGGACAGCTCCAAGGGGGAAGATAAGCAGGATCGcaacaaggagaagaaagaagcgCTGAGCAAG GTGGTAATTCGAAGATTACCTCCCACTTTGACCAAGGAGCAGCTTCAGGAACATCTTCAACCTATGCCTGAGCAtgattattttgagtttttttctaatgatacgag TTTGTATCCTCATATGTATGCCAGAGCATACATCAACTTTAAAAACCAAGAGGACATTATTTTGTTCAGGGATCGCTTTGATGGTTATGTATTCCTTGACAATAAAG gtCAGGAATATCCCGCTATAGTAGAATTTGCACCTTTTCAAAAAGCTGCCAAAAAGAAGACTAAGAAAAGAGATACCAAAGTTGGGACTATCGATGATG ATCCAGAATATAGAAAGTTTTTGGAAAGTTATGCCACAGATAATGAGAAAATGACATCTACTCCAGAGACACTGCTAGAGGAAATAGAAgcaaaaaatagagaattaaTAG CTAAAAAGACAACCCCACTTTTGAGCTTCCTGAAAAACAAGCAG agaatgagagaagaaaagagagaagaaagaaggaggagagaaatagaaagaaaaagacaaagagaagaagagaggaggaaatggaaagaagaagagaaacgAAAAAGGAAAGATATAGAAAAGCTAAAGAAGATAGACAGAATTCCAGAAAGGGACAAATTAAAGGATGAACCAAAGATTAAG GTACACAGGTTTCTGTTACAAGCTGTGAATCAGAAAAAT CTGCTCAAGAAGCCAGAAAAAGGAGATGAAAAAGAAttggacaaaagagaaaaagccaaGAAATTGGACAAAGAGAATCTCAGTGATGAAAGAGCCAGTGGGCAAAGTTGTACATTGCCCAAGCGTTCTGATAGtgaatttaaagatgaaaaaccaAAGAG ACCTGAAGATGAGAGTGGCAGAGACTACAGGGAGAGGGAACGGGAATATGAACGAGATCAGGAGCGCATACTTCGAGAAAGAGAGAGGCTGAAGCGGCAAGAAGAAGAGCGCCGTAGGCAGAAGGAGCGCTATGAGAAAGAGAAGacttttaagagaaaagaagaagaaatgaaaaaagagaaagacacacTTCGGGATAAAGGAAAGAAGGCTGAAAGTACCGAATCAATAGGCAGCtcagaaaaaactgaaaagaaagaagaagtggTCAAGAGAGATCGAATAAGAAACAAG GATCGTCCAGCGATGCAGCTTTACCAACCAGGAGCTCGAAGCCGAAATCGACTCTGTCCCCCTGATGACAGCACCAAGTCTGGAGATTCAGCAGCAGAAAGGAAGCAGGAAAGTGGTATTAGCCatagaaaagaaggaggagaggagtga
- the NDUFA1 gene encoding NADH dehydrogenase [ubiquinone] 1 alpha subcomplex subunit 1, with product MWFEILPGLSVMGVCLLIPGLATAYIHRFTNGSKEKRVAHFGYHWNLMERDRRISGVNRCYVSKGLENID from the exons ATGTGGTTCGAGATTCTCCCCGGACTCTCCGTCATGGGCGTGTGCTTGTTGATTCCAGGACTGGCTACTGCGTACATCCACAGGTTCACTAACGGGAGCAAG gaaaaaagggTTGCTCATTTTGGGTATCACTGGAATCTGATGGAAAGAGATAGGCGCATCTCTGGAGTTAATCGTTGCTATGTGTCAAAG
- the RNF113A gene encoding E3 ubiquitin-protein ligase RNF113A codes for MAEQLSPGKAADQVCTFLFKKPGRKGAAGRRKRPASAPEPGESGSSSDEGCTVVRPEKKRVTHNPMIQKTRDSGKQKAAYGDLSSEEEEENEPESLGVVYKSTRSAKPVGPEDMGATAVYELDTEKERDAQAIFERSQKIQEELRGKEDDKIYRGINNYQKYMKPKDTSMGNASSGMVRKGPIRAPEHLRATVRWDYQPDICKDYKETGFCGFGDSCKFLHDRSDYKHGWQIERELDEGRYGVYEDENYEVGSDDEEIPFKCFICRQSFQNPVVTKCRHYFCESCALQHFRTTPRCYVCDQQTNGVFNPAKELIAKLEKHRATGEGGASDLPEDPDEDAIPIT; via the coding sequence ATGGCAGAGCAGCTTTCTCCAGGAAAGGCGGCGGATCAGGTGTGCACCTTCCTTTTCAAAAAGCCTGGGCGGAAAGGGGCTGCTGGACGCAGAAAGCGCCCGGCCAGCGCCCCAGAGCCCGGAGAAAGCGGCAGCAGTAGCGACGAAGGCTGCACTGTGGTTCGACCGGAAAAGAAGCGGGTGACCCACAATCCAATGATACAGAAGACCCGTGACAGTGGTAAACAGAAGGCGGCTTACGGCGACTTGAGCAgcgaggaggaagaggaaaatgagCCCGAGAGTCTCGGCGTGGTTTATAAATCCACCCGCTCGGCGAAACCCGTGGGACCAGAGGATATGGGAGCGACAGCTGTCTATGAGCTGGACACAGAGAAAGAGCGCGATGCACAAGCCATCTTTGAGCGCAGCCAGAAGATCCAGGAGGAGCTGAGGGGCAAGGAGGATGACAAGATCTATCGGGGAATCAACAATTACCAGAAATACATGAAGCCCAAGGATACGTCTATGGGCAATGCCTCTTCCGGGATGGTGAGGAAGGGCCCCATCCGAGCGCCCGAGCATCTACGTGCCACTGTGCGCTGGGATTATCAGCCCGACATCTGTAAGGACTACAAAGAGACTGGCTTCTGCGGCTTCGGAGACAGCTGCAAATTCCTCCATGACCGTTCAGATTACAAGCATGGGTGGCAGATCGAACGTGAGCTTGATGAGGGTCGCTATGGTGTCTATGAGGATGAAAACTATGAAGTGGGAAGCGATGATGAGGAAATACCATTCAAGTGTTTCATCTGTCGCCAGAGCTTCCAAAACCCAGTTGTCACCAAGTGCAGGCATTATTTCTGCGAGAGCTGTGCACTGCAGCATTTCCGCACCACCCCGCGCTGCTATGTCTGTGACCAGCAGACCAATGGCGTCTTCAATCCAGCGAAAGAATTGATTGCTAAACTAGAGAAGCATCGAGCTACAGGAGAGGGTGGTGCTTCCGACTTGCCAGAAGACCCCGATGAGGATGCAATTCCCATTACTTAG